A genomic segment from Nitrospira sp. encodes:
- a CDS encoding tRNA 4-thiouridine synthase: MRCAVVHYHELALKGRNRDFFEQRLVRNLRLALKDLKIRRVESLQGRIRITIPEPVSSDLVAERLRRTCGVSNFLLTESVPLDLSAPDLTALKQVAERQVAGQSFTSFRVTAKRADKRLPLTSMDVEREVGGHLCAVTGKTVRLKQPDLTLHIELLTREAHVAARKIHGPGGMPVGTGGKVACLISGGIDSPVAAYRMMKRGCKAVFVHFSGRPLVSRASEEKVQELVRLLTEYQYSSQLYVIPFGEIQREIVAHAPAPFRVVLYRRIMVRIAEELARREGCWALVTGDSLGQVASQTPENLSVVEAAAELPLLRPLIGMDKIEITDQARQLGSFATSIEPDQDCCKLFVPQHPSTRTRLENILRIERSLEISTFVKQGVEKAECSTVTFPL; the protein is encoded by the coding sequence ATGAGATGTGCGGTCGTCCACTACCATGAATTGGCCCTCAAGGGGCGCAATCGAGATTTCTTCGAGCAACGACTCGTCCGTAATCTCCGCCTGGCGCTGAAAGACCTGAAGATTCGGCGGGTCGAGTCCCTGCAGGGCCGCATCAGAATCACGATTCCCGAACCGGTATCGTCCGATCTCGTCGCGGAGCGATTGCGTCGGACCTGCGGCGTCTCGAACTTCCTGCTGACCGAATCCGTACCGCTGGACCTGAGCGCACCGGATTTGACGGCGCTGAAACAGGTCGCCGAACGGCAAGTCGCGGGACAGTCCTTCACCTCATTCCGCGTCACCGCGAAACGAGCCGACAAACGTCTGCCGCTGACCTCGATGGATGTCGAGCGCGAAGTCGGCGGACATCTCTGCGCGGTCACGGGGAAAACCGTCAGGCTGAAACAACCGGACCTCACCCTCCACATCGAACTGCTCACCCGTGAAGCCCATGTCGCAGCAAGGAAAATCCACGGGCCCGGCGGCATGCCGGTGGGAACCGGCGGCAAGGTGGCCTGCCTGATTTCCGGCGGAATCGATTCTCCCGTTGCGGCCTACCGCATGATGAAACGAGGCTGTAAAGCGGTCTTCGTGCATTTTTCCGGCCGCCCACTGGTCAGCCGGGCGTCGGAAGAGAAAGTCCAGGAGTTGGTCCGGCTGCTCACCGAATACCAATACTCCTCGCAACTCTACGTCATTCCGTTCGGCGAGATTCAGCGTGAGATCGTGGCCCATGCCCCAGCGCCCTTTCGTGTCGTCCTCTACCGGCGGATCATGGTGAGGATCGCGGAGGAACTGGCGCGGCGTGAGGGTTGTTGGGCGCTGGTGACCGGCGATAGTCTGGGACAAGTCGCCTCGCAAACGCCGGAAAATCTCTCGGTGGTCGAAGCGGCGGCGGAACTCCCGCTCCTCCGTCCGCTGATCGGGATGGACAAGATCGAAATCACCGACCAGGCCCGGCAGCTCGGCAGCTTCGCCACGTCGATCGAGCCGGATCAGGATTGTTGCAAGCTCTTCGTGCCGCAACACCCGAGCACGCGCACCAGGCTGGAGAACATTCTTCGGATCGAGCGGAGTCTGGAGATCAGCACGTTCGTCAAACAAGGGGTGGAGAAGGCCGAATGCTCCACCGTCACTTTTCCCCTGTAA
- a CDS encoding sensory transduction regulatory protein produces MAQAKVLIVDDESVVAEDIRRQLRSLGYVVVGVVSSGSEAVRLAEEHLPDLILMDIKLKGAMDGIEAARTIQSQYAIPVIYLTAFADEETLERARPTLPLAYLIKPFVSSDLRAAVELALFRHRVSRIAEQRGRWLDAVLHAMGDAVVTVDRQGKVTMFNPAAEELTGWQQSEAIGKAVEDIMTLLEPRSRRPVLNPALHVLHMGKSSDLGQRPFLLVSRRGVEHLISDSAALIHDEKGTLSGVVVVFRPA; encoded by the coding sequence ATGGCACAGGCAAAAGTTCTCATTGTCGATGATGAATCGGTGGTGGCCGAAGACATCAGGCGCCAGCTCCGCTCGCTTGGGTATGTGGTCGTCGGGGTGGTGTCTTCAGGGAGCGAGGCGGTCCGGCTGGCGGAAGAGCACCTGCCGGACTTGATCCTGATGGACATCAAGCTGAAGGGAGCGATGGACGGCATCGAGGCGGCGCGAACGATCCAATCGCAGTATGCCATTCCCGTGATTTACCTGACGGCGTTTGCGGACGAGGAGACCCTGGAGCGGGCGAGACCGACGTTGCCGCTGGCCTATTTGATCAAGCCCTTTGTGAGCAGTGATTTGCGCGCCGCGGTGGAATTGGCCCTTTTTCGGCACCGGGTCTCGCGAATCGCCGAACAACGCGGACGGTGGTTGGATGCCGTATTGCACGCGATGGGGGACGCCGTCGTGACGGTCGATCGACAGGGGAAGGTCACCATGTTCAATCCTGCCGCGGAGGAGTTGACCGGTTGGCAGCAATCGGAGGCCATAGGAAAGGCGGTGGAGGACATTATGACTCTCCTGGAGCCGCGGAGCCGGAGGCCAGTCCTGAATCCGGCCTTGCACGTCCTGCATATGGGGAAGTCGTCGGACCTGGGGCAGCGTCCATTTCTCTTGGTCAGTCGCCGAGGGGTCGAACACCTGATCAGCGACAGCGCCGCGTTGATTCATGATGAGAAGGGTACGCTTTCAGGAGTCGTGGTGGTGTTTCGTCCCGCATAA
- a CDS encoding Epoxyqueuosine reductase QueG, whose translation MSAALTTAVKQAARDLGFDTVGISTLPAKPDRDPNRDQPSPTSPLLGRLREWLGRGFHATMAWMDRDPERRADPTRVLPGCRSIISVGMNYYTEHRADERPGNGRIARYAWGLDYHRVVGDRLAQLAERISALAPGSRNLAYVDTGPVMEKAWAQQAGLGWIGKHSNLVSPQFGSWLLLGEILTTLELDPDEAGTDLCGTCTLCLQACPTGAITEPYVVDAGRCISYLTIELRGAEPPVPDDLRRGIGNRIFGCDDCLDVCPYNLQAEPTSEPGFQPTSLTNAPSLLQLTRMTEQTFAVTFKQSPIRRAKYIGFQRNLSWARANEATTPLGQAATAPLNTVPH comes from the coding sequence ATGTCCGCCGCGCTCACCACCGCCGTCAAACAAGCAGCCCGCGATCTCGGATTCGATACCGTTGGCATCAGCACCCTCCCTGCAAAACCGGACCGAGACCCGAATCGCGATCAGCCTTCCCCGACCAGCCCCCTCCTTGGCCGGCTTCGTGAATGGCTCGGGCGAGGGTTCCACGCCACCATGGCCTGGATGGATCGTGACCCTGAGCGTCGGGCCGATCCGACCCGGGTGCTGCCGGGCTGCCGTTCCATCATCTCCGTCGGCATGAACTATTACACGGAGCATCGGGCTGACGAGCGTCCGGGGAACGGACGCATCGCCCGTTATGCCTGGGGCCTGGATTACCATCGAGTCGTCGGCGACCGATTGGCTCAATTGGCCGAACGGATCTCAGCCTTGGCGCCGGGGAGCCGCAACCTCGCCTACGTCGATACGGGACCCGTCATGGAAAAGGCCTGGGCTCAGCAGGCCGGCCTTGGCTGGATCGGCAAACATTCCAATTTGGTCTCCCCGCAATTCGGTTCTTGGTTGCTTCTGGGGGAAATCCTCACGACCTTGGAGTTGGACCCGGATGAGGCGGGAACTGACCTTTGCGGAACCTGCACCCTCTGTCTGCAGGCCTGTCCGACAGGAGCGATCACCGAACCCTACGTCGTGGATGCGGGACGTTGCATCTCCTACCTCACGATCGAACTTCGTGGAGCTGAACCGCCGGTACCGGATGACCTGCGTCGAGGAATCGGCAATCGAATTTTCGGCTGCGACGACTGTTTGGACGTCTGCCCCTACAACCTCCAGGCGGAACCGACGAGCGAACCGGGCTTCCAGCCCACGTCGCTGACCAATGCGCCTTCACTGCTGCAACTGACAAGGATGACCGAACAAACCTTCGCGGTCACGTTCAAGCAGAGCCCCATACGGCGCGCAAAATACATCGGGTTTCAACGCAACCTCTCCTGGGCAAGGGCCAATGAGGCAACGACGCCACTCGGACAGGCCGCGACGGCTCCGTTGAACACCGTTCCCCACTGA